A single region of the Malaclemys terrapin pileata isolate rMalTer1 chromosome 4, rMalTer1.hap1, whole genome shotgun sequence genome encodes:
- the LOC128836250 gene encoding uncharacterized protein LOC128836250, producing MMAEDSPKRRKANFNEAETEVLIEQVLKHEQLLFAAGPGRASPGQKRRVWELIRHKVNPVAACPRDVEDLKKRWRDLKRRDRSKLCRLSQGCGPAGHPGGLGLLLCTEEMAQPAPQPDHHRAYGSALGPAEAVPIVGGIDTLDLPGASVVDIGFTDDPGPSHQPCLEKMNLKEEIVVKVVEPEESSEDMAVVPPSQEQLPFLGTAGGGLSGKVKAKTKGRSQTDQNEITEEDLMQIQQNQMQVIQSGFDSVNHNLRLLQQGMQDLSNSLSIMAHTLVAIKNVYVKNNTGPTTYATTSTQTTAGYLSPGSPQVSPAEDRGRAQVAGSSSRSSSCSSSSMSQEPGPSEFPRPPLRTIKKEHPNGCYYFCFADV from the exons ATGATGGCCGAGGACTCGCCCAAGCGGCGCAAGGCCAATTTCAACGAGGCGGAGACCGAGGTGCTGATCGAGCAGGTGCTGAAGCACGAGCAGCTGCTGTtcgcggcggggccgggccgcgcctccccgggtCAGAAGCGGCGGGTGTGGGAGCTGATCCGGCACAAGGTGAACCCGGTGGCCGCCTGCCCCCGCGACGTGGAGGATCTCAAGAAGCGCTGGAGGGACTTGAAGCGGCGCGACCGCAGCAAGCTCTGCCGCCTCTCGCAGGGCTGCGGCCCCGCCGGCCACCCCGGCGGGCTCGGCCTGCTGCTGTGCACGGAGGAGATGGCCCAGCCCGCCCCGCAGCCCGACCACCACCGCGCCTACGGCTCCGCGCTGGGCCCCGCCGAGGCCGTGCCTATCGTGGGCGGCATTGACACGCTGGACCTGCCCGGAGCCTCCGTGGTGGATATCG GGTTTACAGATGATCCTGGTCCATCCCACCAACCCTGTCTTGAGAAGATGAATTTAAAAGAGGAAATAGTAGTGAAGGTAGTGGAGCCGGAAGAAAGTTCTGAGGACATGGCTGTGGTTCCACCTAGCCAGGAGCAACTGCCCTTTCTGGGAACAGCTGGGGGTGGCTTGTCTGGGAAAgtaaaagccaaaacaaaaggcCGGTCTCAGACAGACCAAAATGAAATTACTGAAGAGGACCTAATGCAGATCCAGCAGAACCAGATGCAGGTGATCCAGTCTGGCTTTGACAGTGTCAACCACAACCTTCGGCTGCTGCAGCAAGGCATGCAAGATCTCAGCAACAGCCTCAGTATTATGGCACACACACTGGTGGCTATCAAAAATGTTTATGTGAAAAACAACACTGGCCCAACCACCTATGCCACCACCTCTACTCAGACCACAGCAGGGTACCTGAGTCCTGGGTCTCCCCAGGTCTCCCCAGCTGAGGACAGAGGCAGAGCACAggtggctggaagcagcagcagaagcagcagctgcagttccagcTCTATGTCTCAAGAACCAGGCCCTTCGGAATTTCCTAGACCACCCCTGAGAACCATTAAGAAAGAACATCCAAATGGCTGCTACTATTTCTGTTTTGCAGATGTGTAA